The sequence TATGTTGCAGCCTGTTTAGACAattcctttcctttcttctcaTTGCCCTTCACGCCAGTACGCTTAgactttttattttgtttcttgtcttctaCCGGCATCGATAgtatttttatgtttgttctAGAGGTTGCTCTAGACAGCGCGACGTATAGTTGACCATGAGAGAAGACAGGCTCTGGTAAGTAGACGCCTGCATTTGGAATGGTTTAACCCTGCGCCTTATTGATGGTGAATGCAAAGCTCAATCTAACCGGAAATTGCTTCCTCTTGAAGCGAAACGAGAACATCTCATCATCAGAAGGACATAGAGGTATCCGAGGAAGGAAAACTCTTTTTCCAGCTTGCTTCCCTACAACAATCTCTGTGTCAATAGCATTTTTTCCGAATTGACGAACCACCAGCCTTGTCCCATTGCAAAGCCCGTTGGATGGGTCAATGTTCCTCAAAAGCATGATGGGGCAGTTTATCTTCAGCTTAAGCACATGCGGAGGTAGCCCATTTGGAGTTAGAGAGTTCAAGAATTCCGGCGGGTAATAGTTATGAGGGTCATCCTTTGCTCGGTCAAAACTATGATATGTCATCACATCCCATCTAAACTGCTCAATCATCTTCACGTTTATTCGATCGACGAACTCATTCCGAGTGGACAATATGGCCCTACATGTGATGTAGTTTGGGTCCGTCAGGTTATCGTTTAGGTTGGGGAACACGGTATCGATGAGCCTTTCGAGGTCCGTTTCATTCCCTTTGCACGACACGCAAATATCCGAAGGAAGGCCTATGAGTCCTTCCTTGTTCACCTCCTCGGTTCCAT is a genomic window of Oryza glaberrima chromosome 7, OglaRS2, whole genome shotgun sequence containing:
- the LOC127780147 gene encoding uncharacterized protein LOC127780147, translated to MNLSDQLNDEQRSAFNKIMNAVGSAQGGVFFVDGPRGTGKTFLYRALLATVRGKGDIAVATATSGVAASIMPGGRTAHSRFKIPLNIEEGSYCSFTKQSGTAKLLQMASLIIWDESSMTKRQAVEALDMSMRDIMGCPRSPFGWKTIVFGGDFRQSDTWFADYLLRVGNGTEEVNKEGLIGLPSDICVSCKGNETDLERLIDTVFPNLNDNLTDPNYITCRAILSTRNEFVDRINVKMIEQFRWDVMTYHSFDRAKDDPHNYYPPEFLNSLTPNGLPPHVLKLKINCPIMLLRNIDPSNGLCNGTRLVVRQFGKNAIDTEIVVGKQAGKRVFLPRIPLCPSDDEMFSFRFKRKQFPVRLSFAFTINKAQG